One window of Carassius auratus strain Wakin chromosome 17, ASM336829v1, whole genome shotgun sequence genomic DNA carries:
- the LOC113117590 gene encoding uncharacterized protein LOC113117590 — protein sequence MEMTDEITFYFELGMSYKDIVRSLDLKHGYIISERQVKRILKFNGLCRRKFADLNQVLKFIINQLNGPGRLHGYRWMHKKCLKNGIHARKEDVRIILKELDPESLLLRRRRQLHYRQYFSQGPNYIWHVDSYDKLSQYGICINGCIDGYSRRIIWLKAAHTNSNPQVIASYFVESVLQTGGCPRIVRCDLGTENVIMRDIQMFFRRNDGDERAGPRSCITGVSSANQRIESWWGLMRKEGIEFWIQFFGELKDERLFSGAFLDKALLQLCFRNIIQEELNEIAAVWNAHRIRPSANCSVPCGIPNIMFMAPQLWGTEDFIVEQDSDDLQTAQEAAVPCDEEVFDLCTIVMEEQQLSFTKDRLEALELYLELRDAVRSQITE from the exons ATGGAGATGACTGATGAAATAACGTTTTACTTTGAATTAGGAATGTCATATAAAGACATAGTGCGGTCTCTTGATTTAAAACACGGGTACATTATAAGTGAAAGGCAAGTAAAGCGCATTCTTAAGTTTAACGGGCTTTGCCGTCGGAAATTTGCTGACTTGAATCAAGTTCTCAAATTCATCATTAACCAGCTGAACGGTCCTGGACGCCTCCATGGATACCGCTGGATGCATAAAAAATGCCTCAAAAATGGTATACATGCACGAAAAGAAGATGTTCGAATAATTTTGAAAGAGCTGGATCCAGAAAGTTTATTACTTCGTCGCCGACGCCAACTTCATTATCGGCAGTATTTTTCTCAAGGTCCCAATTATATTTGGCATGTAGATTCATATGATAAACTATCACAATATGGAATCTGTATCAACGGTTGCATAGATGGATATTCTCGTCGAATCATCTGGCTAAAGGCAGCACATACAAACAGCAACCCTCAAGTCATTGCCAGTTACTTCGTGGAGAGTGTACTGCAAACTGGAGGATGTCCACGAATTGTGAGATGCGACCTGGGAACAGAGAATGTGATCATGCGTGACATACAGATGTTCTTCAGACGAAATGATGGTGATGAGCGAGCAGGGCCCCGCAGCTGCATCACTGGCGTCAGTTCAGCAAACCAAAGAATCGAAAGTTGGTGGGGACTGATGCGCAAAGAAGGGATTGAATTCTGGATACAGTTTTTTGGAGAGCTGAAAGACGAGAGACTGTTTTCTGGAGCTTTTCTGGATAAAGCTTTGTTGCAGCTGTGTTTTCGAAATATTATTCAG gagGAATTGAATGAGATTGCTGCTGTTTGGAATGCCCACCGGATTCGACCTTCAGCAAACTGCAGTGTTCCTTGCGGGATCCCAAATATCATGTTCATGGCACCTCAACTATGGGGAACAGAAGACTTTATTGTAGAGCAGGACAGTGATGATCTACAAACAGCTCAAGAGGCAGCAGTGCCTTGTGATGAAGAAGTATTTGATCTATGTACAATCGTCATGGAGGAGCAGCAGTTAAGCTTCACCAAAGACAGACTCGAAGCATTAGAGCTATATCTTGAACTCAGGGATGCAGTCCGATCCCAAATAACAGAATAA